In Spinacia oleracea cultivar Varoflay chromosome 5, BTI_SOV_V1, whole genome shotgun sequence, a single window of DNA contains:
- the LOC110794624 gene encoding protein ENHANCER OF LHP1 1, which produces MKVKPVKLRESHKNSNNGKPSFCSVLWDNYSTHIVTSSSSDSSISIYDSLLLSTPSKNLRHHRDGVTALSLSPNSTCLASGSIDRTVKLYKFPSGEFQNNITRFTLPIRTLTFNKSGSLLAAAGDDEGIKLINTVDATISRVLKGHKGPVISLAFDPNNEYLASLDTKGTVIFWELISGSMLHTLKGVAPDTSSDMSIMNGLSWSPDGELLAVPGLKNDVVMFDRDTAEKVSTLRGDHVKPICFLSWSPNGKYLATSGLDNQVLIWDIAKKQDIDRQKFDERICHMAWKPTGNALAVIDVMGKYGIWESIIPSSMKSPTEDIPTLQLKNSNGIFLFDEEEEQERSTSNSLSDVGEDSFGESVPHTRKRLRKSSLSEENLEEDVDEELNKSTRSESLKRPAKAHKESWEGGDRKPKSMIAQNGSKIQEPFQPGATPVQPGTKCFLCYNMLGSITTMQHDGYSHIEIDFHDTSQGPRVPAMTDYFGFTMASLNENGSVLANPRKGEKNMSTLMYRPFSSWANNSEWSMRFEDEEVKAVALGTGWVAAATSSHFLRIFTEGGLQRHIISLDGPVVTAAGFKDELAVVIHSSQPLSSNDQMLEFRVFNISNGTQPLKGRLPLSPGSSLTWFGFSEEGRLASYDSKGMLRVYSDQFGGSWLPLFSANKVKKPDENYWMVGLSAEKLFSIVCKSPDLYPKVSSKPVLSLLDLSYPLASSDLGADTLEKEFIFRNTRLLQIQKAIDETEAAGMDCTQLDDEAFDMEAALDKCILRLIASCCNGDKLVRATELVKLLSMEKSVRGAIKVVTTLKLPSLAERFNSILEERLLNDATKNEALSNPKSHADTTTKTDTIDKTFISPNTLTEKFISRNNILSNNLSSNLTNEPSEPITPSPTPKFTATIFPKKAKIQEGNSFQVEQKKSVVLTNVQKPTDITKDAVNHSLGKQQNPAEATKKLKFSGASNPFAKSGIDSDIRPKNPFAKTSGIQEKSSLLDSIKKMKTVS; this is translated from the exons ATGAAGGTAAAACCAGTGAAGCTAAGAGAATCCCACAAGAACAGTAACAATGGCAAACCTTCATTTTGCTCAGTTTTGTGGGACAACTATTCCACCCACATTGTCACTTCTTCCTCTTCAGATTCCTCCATTTCCATCTATGATTCTCTCCTCCTTTCTACGCCGTCGAAGAATCTCCGCCACCACCGAGACGGCGTCACTGCTTTGTCTCTCAGCCCTAATTCCACCTGCCTTGCTTCCGGATCTATTGACCGCACCGTCAAGCTCTACAAATTCCCAA GTGGAGAGTTTCAGAACAATATTACCAGATTCACGTTGCCTATTCGCACCCTTACTTTTAACAAATCAGGAAGCTTGTTGGCAGCTGCTGGTGATGATGAGGGCATCAAACTCATCAACACTGTAGATGCTACAATATCAAGAGTTCTTAAAGGGCATAAAGGGCCCGTCATTAGCTTGGCATTTGATCCGAATAATGAATACTTGGCTTCTCTTGATACTAAGGGGACAGTCATATTTTGGGAACTTATATCGGGAAGTATGTTGCATACTCTCAAAGGAGTGGCTCCTGATACAAGTTCCGACATGTCCATTATGAATGGGCTTAGCTGGAGTCCTGATGGTGAATTATTAGCTGTTCCAGGTCTGAAAAATGATGTGGTAATGTTTGATAGAGATACAGCTGAAAAGGTATCTACATTGAGAGGTGATCATGTCAAACCTATTTGTTTCTTGTCCTGGTCACCTAATGGAAAGTATCTTGCTACATCTGGTTTAGATAACCAAGTGTTAATATGGGATATCGCAAAGAAACAAGACATTGATCGACAAAAGTTTGATGAGAGGATATGCCATATGGCATGGAAACCAACTGGCAACGCGTTAGCTGTTATTGATGTCATGGGAAAATATGGTATTTGGGAGTCAATAATTCCTTCGTCAATGAAATCTCCAACAGAAGATATTCCCACCTTACAGTTAAAGAATAGCAATGGAATTTTCTTATTTGATGAGGAGGAGGAGCAAGAGCGAAGTACATCTAACAGTTTAAGTGATGTGGGTGAAGATAGCTTTGGAGAATCAGTGCCTCACACCAGGAAAAGATTAcgaaaatcatctttgtcagaAGAAAATTTGGAAGAAGATGTTGACGAAGAATTGAATAAGTCTACAAGATCCGAATCACTTAAAAGGCCTGCTAAGGCTCACAAGGAAAGTTGGGAGGGTGGAGATAGGAAGCCAAAATCCATGATTGCCCAAAATGGTTCAAAAATACAAGAGCCATTTCAGCCTGGTGCAACTCCTGTGCAGCCAGGAACAAAATGCTTTCTCTGTTACAACATGCTTGGAAGCATAACCACTATGCAACATGATGGATATTCACATATAGAG ATTGATTTTCATGACACAAGTCAAGGTCCTAGAGTTCCAGCAATGACTGATTATTTTGGATTTACCATGGCTTCTCTAAATGAGAACGGGAGTGTTCTTGCAAATCCAAGGAAGGGCGAGAAGAATATGAGCACTCTCATGTATCGTCCATTTAGCAGCTGGGCAAATAATAGTGAG TGGTCTATGCGGTTTGAAGATGAAGAAGTGAAAGCTGTAGCACTTGGTACTGGATGGGTGGCTGCTGCTACTAGTTCTCATTTTCTCCGCATCTTCACTGAGGGTGGCTTGCAG AGACACATTATCTCCCTCGATGGACCAGTTGTGACTGCTGCTGGCTTTAAGGATGAACTTGCTGTTGTCATTCATTCTTCGCAACCTCTTTCTTCAAATGATCAG ATGTTAGAGTTCAGAGTATTCAACATAAGCAATGGAACCCAACCCCTTAAAGGACGCCTACCTTTGTCACCCGGTTCAAGCCTAACATGGTTTGGATTCAGTGAGGAAGGCCGACTAGCTTCTTATGATTCAAAG GGCATGCTAAGAGTGTACTCAGATCAATTTGGTGGAAGTTGGCTTCCTCTATTCAG TGCCAACAAAGTAAAGAAGCCAGATGAAAACTACTGGATGGTTGGTTTAAGTGCAGAGAAGTTGTTTTCTATTGTATGCAAATCTCCTGATTTATATCCTAAG GTATCATCCAAACCAGTTCTCTCGCTTCTTGATCTTTCGTATCCTCTTGCATCTTCTGATCTCGGAGCAGATACTCTTGAGAAGGAATTTATCTTCAGGAACACACGTCTTTTACAG ATTCAGAAAGCAATTGACGAAACAGAAGCTGCTGGTATGGATTGCACACAACTTGATGATGAAGCTTTCGATATGGAAGCAGCACTTGATAAGTGCATTCTGAGGCTCATTGCATCTTGCTGCAATG gcgATAAGCTAGTACGGGCTACTGAACTTGTAAAGCTCCTATCAATGGAAAAATCAGTTAGGGGAGCCATAAAGGTGGTCACCACTTTAAAGCTTCCGAGTTTAGCAGAAAGGTTCAACAGCATCTTGGAG GAGCGATTACTCAATGATGCAACCAAGAATGAGGCGCTTTCTAACCCTAAGTCGCATGCTGATACAACTACCAAAACGGATACCATTGATAAGACCTTCATTTCTCCAAACACCTTAACCGAAAAGTTCATCAGCAGAAATAACATCTTGAGTAATAACTTGAGTTCAAACTTAACAAACGAACCTTCAGAACCCATCACCCCCTCACCCACACCAAAATTTACAGCTACTATCTTCCCTAAGAAAGCAAAGATTCAGGAAGGAAACAGTTTCCAAGTGGAGCAGAAGAAGTCAGTTGTTCTGACTAATGTACAGAAACCTACAGATATAACAAAAGATGCTGTTAATCATAGTTTAGGCAAGCAACAGAACCCTGCAGAGGCAACAAAGAAACTAAAGTTTTCTGGTGCATCTAACCCATTTGCTAAATCAGGAATTGACTCAGATATACGGCCGAAAAACCCATTTGCAAAGACATCAGGCATTCAGGAGAAATCTTCTCTGCTCGATTCGATCAAGAAGATGAAGACAGTTAGCTAG
- the LOC110794625 gene encoding E3 ubiquitin ligase BIG BROTHER-related, which translates to MAEVSFLHFPEDDHDFFVEHEHELLLDEFSTLDSFPCFTDSLSSSRHGGTHAGLEFFAPSSSRRTAGSSTGSDFGDGVVGDRKNQVNFVMDLFHQQVELSHIMGCDEFVSLDVNDMNFGVIEENYDVSVDDLDLELRLGLGLEDDGDGDADADAEDDCNCSGFIVSECGDEFYVARRESGSENENEILSGSPRADGLVMARIESDSEEEENELWRVHVHSEEEEFEVDDVNVDDLSIPLCWDSFQLEEDDDHGGVTADFEWEEVDDGGVDDGLDGEVLSVAADHDGSRSVSVWAYSGPEEDRVEERETERQRGRGLRNLEWQVLLDVNHMGGRNPETIGNDNDPVLGLGAYLNDHDDFFNAAEYEMMFGQFAESENAFLTRPPASKYVVENLPSVITTKEDMVNEKALCAVCKDQIEVGEEGKKLPCSHRYHGDCIIPWLRIRNTCPLCRFELPTDDADYEQRRGQRVARVP; encoded by the coding sequence ATGGCAGAGGTTTCCTTTCTCCATTTCCCCGAAGACGACCACGATTTCTTCGTTGAACACGAACACGAATTGTTGTTAGACGAATTCTCCACCCTTGATTCCTTCCCTTGCTTTACCGATTCTCTCTCTTCTAGCCGACACGGCGGCACCCACGCCGGACTCGAGTTTTTCGCCCCCAGTTCTTCCAGACGGACTGCCGGGTCGTCTACTGGATCTGATTTTGGGGACGGTGTTGTCGGTGATCGGAAAAATCAGGTAAATTTTGTTATGGACTTGTTTCATCAACAAGTCGAGTTATCTCATATTATGGGTTGTGATGAATTTGTTTCACTTGATGTAAATGATATGAATTTTGGGGTGATTGAGGAAAATTATGATGTGAGTGTTGATGATTTGGATTTGGAATTgcgtttagggttagggttagaaGATGACGGGGATGGTGATGCTGATGCTGATGCTGAGGATGATTGTAATTGTAGTGGGTTTATTGTTTCTGAATGCGGGGATGAGTTTTATGTTGCGAGGAGAGAGAGTGGGAGTGAGAACGAGAATGAGATTCTGAGTGGTTCGCCGAGGGCTGATGGATTAGTGATGGCCAGGATCGAGTCCGATTCCGAAGAGGAGGAGAATGAATTGTGGAGGGTTCATGTGCATTCTGAGGAGGAAGAATTTgaagttgatgatgtgaatgtTGATGACTTAAGCATTCCACTGTGTTGGGATTCGTTCCAATTGGAGGAGGATGATGATCACGGCGGGGTTACTGCTGATTTCGAGTGGGAAGAGGTGGATGATGGTGGAGTTGATGATGGACTGGATGGGGAAGTGTTGAGTGTTGCTGCTGATCATGATGGGTCGAGGTCGGTCTCAGTTTGGGCCTATTCCGGGCCAGAGGAAGACAGGGTTGAAGAAAGAGAAACCGAAAGACAAAGAGGGAGAGGGTTAAGGAATCTGGAATGGCAGGTTTTGCTGGATGTTAACCATATGGGAGGAAGGAATCCTGAAACAATTGGAAACGATAATGATCCTGTTCTTGGCCTTGGAGCTTATCTTAATGATCATGATGATTTTTTCAATGCGGCGGAGTatgaaatgatgtttgggcAGTTTGCAGAAAGCGAGAATGCTTTCTTGACCCGCCCACCGGCTTCAAAGTACGTCGTTGAGAATCTCCCCTCTGTAATCACAACGAAAGAGGATATGGTGAATGAGAAAGCACTTTGTGCTGTTTGTAAAGATCagatcgaggttggggaagagGGAAAGAAGTTGCCTTGCTCACATCGGTACCATGGTGATTGCATCATCCCTTGGCTTAGGATTCGAAATACTTGTCCGTTGTGTCGATTTGAATTGCCTACAGATGACGCTGATTACGAGCAGAGGAGGGGGCAGAGAGTTGCCCGTGTACCTTGA
- the LOC110794626 gene encoding uncharacterized protein, whose product MAMAAEIENSPSNSQSSSTHPPPPSSPKKERGEEDFTAMDTDASALPDNKPLMSHSLQCFTPEEITKYDKYEADYASYLRAKYFSEKDVYGGDIFDLTVTVGNETVKASRRSPTQSFANPAQSFVDYGSALGSREETPSASGAETASNIANGNVTPIKKTS is encoded by the exons ATGGCAATGGCGGCAGAAATAGAAAACTCCCCATCAAACTCACAAAGCTCTTCAACTCATCCTCCTCCTCCCTCCTCTCCCAAG AAAGAACGAGGAGAAGAAGATTTTACGGCCATGGATACCGATGCTTCTGCTCTGCCCGACAACAAGCCTCTCATGTCTCACAGCCTTCA GTGCTTCACTCCTGAGGAAATTACAAAGTATGATAAGTATGAAGCTGATTATGCTAGTTATTTGAGGGCAAAATACTTCTCCGAGAAGGATGTCTACGGAG GTGATATTTTTGACCTCACAGTCACAGTAGGCAATGAAACCGTAAAAGCAAGCAG GCGGTCTCCGACTCAATCATTTGCCAATCCCGCGCAGAGTTTTGTAGATTATGGTAGTGCTTTGGGTTCTAGGGAAGAAACGCCTTCTGCGTCTGGGGCTGAAACAGCTTCAAATATTGCAAATGGCAATGTAACACCAATTAAGAAGACCAGTTGA